A genomic stretch from Candidatus Schekmanbacteria bacterium includes:
- a CDS encoding YggS family pyridoxal phosphate-dependent enzyme, with protein sequence MTSIADNYKRILEKINDAALRAKRDPADVMLVAVSKTFPFEKVLEAIEAGARIFGENYIQEAVDKIETVRGMSGVIEWHFIGHLQTNKVKYASGKFSMIESVDSIKLLSEINKKALSAGITEKVLFEVNVSGEESKFGFSPEALETSLEEISGCRNVIPLGLMTMPPYSSNQEDSRRYFVRLHELMERINAKKIQGINFQHLSMGMSGDFEVAIEEGATIIRVGSAIFGGR encoded by the coding sequence ATGACATCTATAGCTGACAACTATAAGCGGATATTGGAAAAAATCAACGATGCTGCCTTGAGGGCAAAGAGGGATCCGGCAGATGTCATGCTTGTGGCAGTATCTAAAACATTTCCTTTTGAGAAAGTTCTTGAGGCAATTGAGGCAGGTGCGAGGATATTCGGTGAAAACTATATTCAGGAAGCAGTGGATAAGATTGAAACAGTACGTGGAATGTCAGGAGTAATTGAATGGCATTTCATAGGACACTTGCAGACCAACAAGGTGAAATATGCATCCGGCAAGTTTTCCATGATTGAGTCAGTGGATTCGATTAAGCTTTTAAGCGAGATAAACAAAAAGGCGCTGTCGGCAGGCATAACCGAAAAAGTTTTATTTGAAGTTAATGTCTCAGGGGAGGAGAGCAAATTCGGGTTTAGCCCTGAGGCTCTGGAAACAAGCCTTGAAGAGATTTCTGGCTGCAGGAACGTAATACCTCTGGGATTGATGACAATGCCTCCATACAGTTCAAACCAGGAGGACTCACGTAGATATTTTGTACGTCTACATGAGTTGATGGAGCGAATTAACGCAAAGAAAATTCAGGGAATAAACTTTCAGCATCTCTCCATGGGGATGTCGGGTGATTTTGAGGTAGCAATCGAAGAGGGGGCGACGATCATCCGTGTCGGTTCAGCAATCTTCGGCGGGCGGTAA
- a CDS encoding adenylosuccinate synthase codes for MHNTLVIGTQWGDEGKGKVVDLLSERTDIICRYQGGPNAGHTVVLGTKKFVFHLLPSGILHSDKMCIIGNGVVIDPQIMEKEIKMLAEGGIPVEENLKISGLAHLIMPYHKLLDQQKEMKKGSGKIGTTMKGVGPSYTDKIGRMGIRVWDLIDEHVFMEKLKANLDEKNFILEKYYGLEPLSAEKIFDEYIVYRDNMKKYVANTTKILKDSREKSLSIIFEGAQGTMLDIDHGTYPFVTSSNTTIGGVLTGLGVPATYIDNVLGVAKAYTTRVGSGYFPTELIDETGNMLRDVGAEFGSTTGRARRCGWLDLVVLKYAVWINGVNSLAITKLDVLDAFPEIKICIAYDIDGERTSEFPLDPSITGKIKPIYKTFKGWQQQTSEAREFGDLPQACREYLKFVEDVTNCRISLISTGVERNQIITSGLKEID; via the coding sequence ATGCATAACACTCTTGTAATAGGCACCCAGTGGGGTGACGAAGGAAAAGGCAAAGTTGTTGACCTCCTAAGTGAACGGACTGACATAATCTGCAGATATCAGGGTGGTCCGAATGCAGGACACACTGTAGTATTGGGAACAAAAAAGTTCGTTTTCCATCTTCTCCCCTCAGGGATACTCCATTCTGACAAGATGTGCATCATCGGGAATGGCGTAGTAATCGATCCGCAGATAATGGAAAAAGAAATAAAGATGCTCGCAGAGGGGGGAATTCCCGTAGAAGAAAATCTAAAGATAAGCGGTCTTGCTCATCTTATCATGCCCTATCACAAACTGCTGGACCAGCAGAAAGAAATGAAAAAAGGAAGCGGCAAGATCGGCACTACCATGAAAGGTGTCGGTCCATCTTATACTGATAAAATCGGCAGGATGGGAATAAGGGTGTGGGATCTTATAGATGAACATGTTTTCATGGAAAAACTGAAGGCTAACTTAGATGAGAAGAACTTCATACTTGAGAAGTATTATGGACTGGAACCGCTATCTGCAGAAAAGATATTCGACGAATATATCGTTTACCGCGACAACATGAAGAAATACGTTGCAAACACAACAAAGATATTAAAGGACTCCCGCGAAAAATCGCTTTCCATCATCTTCGAAGGAGCTCAGGGCACAATGCTAGACATAGATCACGGCACTTATCCCTTTGTGACTTCATCCAACACGACCATTGGCGGAGTTCTTACAGGTCTCGGTGTTCCTGCCACTTACATAGACAATGTTCTTGGTGTTGCGAAAGCCTATACAACAAGGGTTGGCTCGGGATATTTTCCGACAGAGCTCATTGATGAGACAGGAAACATGCTGCGTGATGTCGGAGCAGAGTTCGGATCAACAACGGGACGGGCAAGAAGATGCGGATGGCTTGACCTCGTAGTATTAAAATATGCGGTTTGGATTAACGGAGTAAATTCTCTCGCTATCACCAAGCTTGACGTACTCGACGCATTCCCAGAGATAAAGATCTGCATTGCCTATGACATAGATGGTGAAAGGACCTCAGAGTTCCCTCTTGATCCATCAATCACAGGGAAAATCAAACCCATCTACAAAACATTCAAAGGTTGGCAGCAGCAGACATCAGAGGCAAGAGAGTTTGGCGACCTTCCGCAGGCATGCAGGGAATATCTTAAGTTCGTTGAAGATGTTACCAACTGCCGCATATCTCTTATTTCAACGGGTGTTGAAAGAAATCAGATAATCACATCCGGACTGAAAGAGATAGACTGA